The following coding sequences are from one Onychomys torridus chromosome 14, mOncTor1.1, whole genome shotgun sequence window:
- the Tmem229b gene encoding transmembrane protein 229B — protein MASAEPLTALSRWYLYAIHGYFCEVMFTAAWEFVVNFNWKFPGVTSVWALFIYGTSILIVERMYLRLRGRCPLLVRCLIYTLWTYFWEFTTGFILRQFNACPWDYSQFDFDFMGLITLEYAVPWFCGALIMEQFIIRNTLRLRFDKDAEPGEPASPPALANGHVKTD, from the coding sequence ATGGCTTCTGCTGAGCCCCTGACAGCGCTGTCCCGTTGGTACCTATACGCCATCCACGGCTACTTCTGCGAGGTGATGTTCACGGCGGCCTGGGAGTTCGTGGTGAATTTTAACTGGAAGTTCCCGGGGGTCACGAGCGTGTGGGCCCTCTTCATCTACGGCACCTCCATCCTGATTGTGGAGCGCATGTACCTGCGCCTACGGGGCCGTTGTCCTCTGCTGGTGCGCTGCCTCATCTACACGCTCTGGACCTACTTTTGGGAATTCACCACAGGCTTCATTCTGCGCCAGTTCAACGCCTGCCCCTGGGACTACTCCCAGTTTGACTTTGACTTCATGGGTCTCATCACCCTGGAGTACGCTGTGCCCTGGTTCTGTGGGGCCCTCATCATGGAGCAGTTCATCATCCGCAATACCCTCCGCCTACGCTTTGACAAGGATGCTGAGCCCGGGGAGCCCGCCAGTCCACCAGCCCTGGCCAATGGCCACGTGAAGACCGACTGA